The Bacillus sp. A301a_S52 genome contains the following window.
GAAAAGACCACCTACATTCCAATCACACATTTTCCCTTTTGACATTTCATCACCACTGTTACATTTGTAAGGATTGGTTGAAACACCATTACAAGAAGGACAACGAAATTCCATCTCTCCGATTGCTTGTAGCATTTCATCGACAGTCTCAAAAACTCTAACTTTATCACCTTTTATTGTTGGTTGGTTAGCTTCTTGATAGTAATTTATGGCACTATATGTTCTATCTTCTTCCCATGATTTCAGTATTTCTTCTTGCGGAATATCTAAAGCATTTGAGTATTCAGCTAACTTACCTTTTAAATACATTTCAAGATCCTTTGCTCTTTGTTCTCCAGTTTCGCCACTCCACGAATTACGAGCTTCTTCTTTAAGTTTTTCAATTGTTTTATCCACTTAATATTCCTCCTTGTGTTTGGTTGTGTTGTTTGGGCGTAATGTGAATTAAAGATGTTTACTAACATCTATCTTCTGTATGTTTTCAACAGTCCAAAAACTAGGTTCGTACTTAAACTCTTTCATCCAGTTCACAAGTACTTCGTTTAACCTTTCCTCTAAAATAGCTTGATGGCTTGATGTAACATCGTATAAGTAATTATCTGCATGCTCTCCCACTTGGTCATAGGCATCTTCTCCTAGATCTTCTATTATTCTGTCTACATTTACTCCAAAAGAAATTTCTTTCGCTTGACCTATCCAAATGAAATCTTGATCTTCTTCGCAATCCTTATAGTAATAAATAGCTTCTCCGATAGCATCTTCTTTTGTTTCAAAATCACCTTCAAAATCCTCTTCATTAAAGCTATAACACCATTTTCCTTGATTCATTTTTCTTCATCCTTTCTATTTCACTGTTTGAGTCTAACGCCCATTAACTTCCGCCAGCTCCGGCAGCCTGACATACTCCCCTTGCAGCTCCTGATAACTCAATTCCTTTAGAGGTCGTCCATCCCTTGCGTCAAAATAGTTCATCGATTCGAGTTCTCTAAGCATTCGTTCTTTCTCAGCTAGTTTTCTAAGATACATACAATCTCTCCTCATCATTAAAGTCATTTAAGGTAAACCATCCAGTGTGTTTTAGCTCTTCTGTTGCCGATTAAAGGCTTTTGGCCAATTACTTTTACAACTTCGCTAGTTTTGACCTGGTCCTCATTCCACTTGAAGATGAGTGTTCCGTTGGGCTTCAGAACTCGCATGCATTCACAAAACCCTTCTCTAATTTCATCCTTCCAATTCTCGTTCAACTTCCCGTACTTTAATGCTAGCCACGACTCATCCCCTGCTTTGAGTAAGTGAGGAGGATCAAAGACCACCATGTAAAATGTTTCATCATCAAAAGGGATGTTTGTAAAATCAGCAATTATATCAGGCTTAACTTCTAATGTTCTCCCATCACACAGAGTTGTTGTAAGTTCTCGGTTATCCATGTAGACTGCATCCTCATTATGCTTATCAAACCAAAACATACGACTACCGCAACAAGCATCTAAAACTCGCTTTTTTTCTGTATCAGTAAATAGCTCAAGTTGTTTCATGATGCCTCCTATCCGCTACGCTTTTTCCGTTTCTCTTCTAGTAACGCCTTAACTTTGGCCGCTTCTTCTTTTGCCGCCTGTAACTCTCTATCTTCAAAATCATGAGACTGGCTATCATCCATCCATTTAGGCTTTGGTACTTCTTGCGCTTGCTTCCATGTTGGTATGGACTGTGGCTTGTTTTGCTTTTGATTCTGTTTTTGCTTCTTGTCCTTTTTATCCATCTCATAAGCTCGAATATCCTCAACGGTTTTTAAACCGCTGTTAGCCCACTCTCTTAAAATAGATTCTGTGTAAGAAAATGAGTTAGCATTGTTTTTAACTGTGATCTTTAAAGCCGCTATAACAATTTCATCTGACAGATCATCACACCATAAAC
Protein-coding sequences here:
- a CDS encoding methyltransferase domain-containing protein, translating into MKQLELFTDTEKKRVLDACCGSRMFWFDKHNEDAVYMDNRELTTTLCDGRTLEVKPDIIADFTNIPFDDETFYMVVFDPPHLLKAGDESWLALKYGKLNENWKDEIREGFCECMRVLKPNGTLIFKWNEDQVKTSEVVKVIGQKPLIGNRRAKTHWMVYLK